The following proteins are encoded in a genomic region of Necator americanus strain Aroian chromosome II, whole genome shotgun sequence:
- a CDS encoding hypothetical protein (NECATOR_CHRII.G6065.T1) translates to MSKIPSQQVVIVGIDANAKMGLEQQSDVLGKWYYAAERTSDNGDRLVDLCEQTGLIIASTFKRNHRRHQLTWQGSTLLTPEEQRKRKTRTLKLRLDYVLARNIPQSDIRKSRAVWDVAFDSDHRPVLLSFKIRFHKRNRGVPLQPKFDMAGLKDDEC, encoded by the coding sequence atgtctaaaataccaagccagcaggtggtcattgtcggaatcgacgcaaatgcgaagatgggactcgaacagcaatccgatgtgctaggaaaatggtactatgcagcggaacgcacgtcggacaacggtgaccgtctggtcgacttgtgcgaacagacgggcctcatcatcgcttccacgtttaagaggaatcatcgacgccatcagctcacgtggcaggggtcaacccttttaacgcctgaagagcagcgcaagcggaagacgaggactcttaagcttcggctcgactacgttctggcgaggaacattcctcagtcagatatccgaaaatctagagctgtttgggacgtcgcgttcgactctgaccaccgtccagttcttctcagcttcaagatacggttccacaagagaaatcgaggagttcctcttcaaccgaaattcgacatggcaggtctgaaagacgatgagtgctga
- a CDS encoding hypothetical protein (NECATOR_CHRII.G6066.T1), whose amino-acid sequence MERCSPVLNTANGVAVGEATLPIWKKHFKTLLNRLAPSAPELEHVHRPTYAVNEKPPTDSEVLVCIQRWSLRRHGCIQKMKNGKSDGDDGISAKMLKYPPPSGIREMTKIFRSIWIDERILDSWRHAIIVSLHKKLSVTDSGYYRGISLLRVIYKILERITLGRLIKHREKTTREEQAGFRPGRSTIDQVFIVRRVIEIWQRYSKPMQLEFLDFEAALNSPHRGRLLNALCADRVPGKFVRLLDDMNQRTAAAVRTPAGCTTPFEVVTRVKQGAVARPFLFNFAIDDIMRRTVDQCPPTLS is encoded by the coding sequence ATGGaaagatgttcccctgtcctcaacactgccaatggggtagctgtcggtgaagcaacccttccaatttggaagaaacacttcaagaccttgctgaaccggctagcaccgtcagctcctgaactcgagcacgttcatagaccgacgtatgcggttaacgagaaGCCACCGACCGattcggaggttctagtctgtattcaacgatggagtttgagaaggcacggctgtattcaaaaaatgaagaatggaaaatctgatgGAGATGATGGGATTAGCgcaaaaatgctaaaatatccccctccgtctgggattcgtgagatgaccaAGATtttccgttcaatatggatagacgaaagaatacttgactcgtggagacacgctatcatagtttccctccacaagaagttatccgtcacggactcTGGgtattatcgaggaatctctttgctgcgtgttatttACAAgatattggagcgcattaccCTGggccgactcattaaacatcgcgaaaaaACAACGCGCGAAGAGCaggctggctttcgtcctggccgatctacgattgaccaggtgtttatcgtcaggagagtgatcgaaatctggcagcggtattcgaagccaatgcaactagagtttctggactttgaagccgcgctcaactctcctcaccgaggccgtcttctcaacgcgctctgCGCCGAtagagtaccaggaaagttcgttcgcttgctggatgacatgaatcaacgaacagctgctgcagttcgaacaccagccggatgtacaacaccgtttgaagtggtaactagAGTAaaacaaggggcagtggcaagacctttcctgttcaatttcgcaatcgacgacattatgcgaagaacagtcgaccagtgtccaccgacattgtcttag
- a CDS encoding hypothetical protein (NECATOR_CHRII.G6067.T1) codes for MWISSRTQTGIRVDGQPTELVDEFCYLHCTLKNNGSYERDVQQRCAKTTSAFNSLTKCLWSTPITNEVKLRVYLSAIRPIMMVSHNEDLYAEIDVVYRRMTRGRYHLAPPSKVANVNPLRFFEANRLVQRVLKSSSSSSWKKPPGRKRKFWTEVVKEELRTLGVDRQFKRDVRFRRIWNSDEWIDSVKALAEDREGWTELCSRTAHLGSDAGNRVRR; via the exons atgtggatctcttcgagaactcaaacgggaatcagggtggacggacaaccgacaGAActtgtcgatgagttctgttacctacactgtacgctgaagaacaatggcagctacgagagagatgttcagcaaagatgcgctaagaccacttctgcatttaactccttaacgaaatgcctgtggtcgacccccatcaccaacgaagtcaagctgcgagtctacctatccgcaattcgccccatcatgat ggtatctcacaatgaagatctttacgcagaaattgatgtggtataccggcggatgacacgtggaagatatcatcttgcaccgccatcgaaagtggctaacgTAAATcctcttcgcttctttg aGGCaaatcgccttgttcaacgagttctgaagagttcgtcgagttcgagctggaagaagccacctggccgaaaacggaagttctggactgaggtggtgaaagaggagctgaggacactcggcgtggataggcagttcaagcgagacgtaaggtttcgcagaatatggaatagcgacgaatggattgattctgtgaaagctctcgcagaagaccGAGAAGGTTGgacagagctatgttcaaggacggcgcACCTCGGCAGTGATGcaggtaatcgcgtcaggcgatga
- a CDS encoding hypothetical protein (NECATOR_CHRII.G6068.T1) produces the protein MLPSFALFSLLTFAGADFSPSFNAFLAGTYGKAFADRMARRDIGGHGSFGGGDHQEGFRTSRQAVILVHGITNTAGRFEHTRQHLLKNGWKESEVYATTYGDGGKTPAPLVDMKCDYVKQVRWLIQAVAEFTKRRVDVIGYSMGSPVARKAILGGRCVDTGEALGPRLTALVDTFVSVAGANHGSFLCLVPFPGACNLINGLSCHSQFILNINKRQRYEGLHIYSIYSPQDDKVGHRNACGELTSSIAGSDQEFQKSGNHDVVMASTVHLQANLIDQHTP, from the exons ATGCTTCCTTCatttgcactattttctttGCTCACCTTTGCCGGTGCTGATTTTTCTCCCTCATTCAACGCATTTCTAGCAGGCACATATGGAAAG GCTTTCGCTGACCGTATGGCGCGACGAGACATCGGTGGACACGGCAGCTTCGGAGGCGGTGACCATCAGGAAGGTTTCAGAACTTC ACGACAAGCCGTAATATTGGTGCACGGCATCACAAACACAGCCGGGAGGTTTGAGCATACACGCCAACATCTGCTCAAA AATGGGTGGAAAGAGTCCGAAGTGTATGCGACAACGTATGGCGACGGCGGTAAAACTCCTGCTCCTTTAGTCGACATGAAGTGCGACTATGTGAAACAG GTGCGATGGTTAATCCAAGCTGTAGCTGAATTCACGAAACGTCGTGTTGACGTCATTGGTTATTCCATGGGATCACCAGTGGCCCGTAAG GCTATTCTTGGAGGGAGATGTGTGGACACCGGTGAGGCGTTGGGACCTCGACTTACAGCTCTAGTTGACACATTcgtatctgtcgccg GTGCAAACCATGGCTCCTTCCTGTGCCTCGTGCCTTTTCCAGGTGCATGTAACCTGATCAACGGGCTCTCTTGTCATTCACAATTTATcctaaacataaacaaaag gCAACGATACGAAGGGTTGCATATCTATTCCATTTACTCACCACAGGATGATAAGGTTGGCCACCGAAATGCATGTGGAGAACTGACATCATCTATTGCCGGTTCTGACCAGGAATTCCAA AAATCCGGCAACCATGATGTTGTTATGGCAAGTACCGTTCATCTGCAGGCCAACCTCATTGATCAGCACACACCTTGA
- a CDS encoding hypothetical protein (NECATOR_CHRII.G6069.T1), with translation MKRRRNRMRKIKDVPRKYVQHLHPSLRSIVERPTRRWRVRRPECLRIRNRILYYHPHARIFPWFCETCTLSSRFLSVIQNHSCPNKNLSRHVQDFTNEQRIALLGFRSKAKDALAVMERVPNPQAVDLGRVRFPTEDGDCSYAYNIVPRLSELCLSALSFRSNAVVVSKCVQKNFRPPLSEQSTSRYRPTMRTGQLCTVCHILFPTFREYEEHLETESCPNDVTPNPVPIQMWDCGTIPLNYVYHPKNAHATRSRLMICSLCHNDQFSTSQQFHEHILNCANKLAVL, from the exons atgaagaggagaagaaatcgCATGCGAAAGATCAAAGACGTTCCTAGGAAATACGTGCAACACCTTCATCCGTCTCTCCGCTCAATCGTTGAACG tCCTACTCGTCGCTGGAGGGTACGACGACCTGAATGCCTTAGGATACGGAACCGAATACTGTATTACCATCCCCATGCACGAATTTTCCCCTGGTTCTGCGAAACATGCACTCTGTCGTCGCGCTTCCTGTCGGTAATTCAGAATCACAGCTGTCCCAACAAGAACCTTTCTAGACATGTGCAGGACTTCACTAATG AGCAGAGAATTGCGCTGCTGGGCTTTCGAAGCAAAGCAAAAGATGCACTTGCGGTTATGGAACGTGTACCCAACCCTCAG GCTGTGGATCTCGGCCGAGTTCGCTTTCCTACAGAAGATGGTGACTGTTCCTACGCATACAACATTGTGCCGCGTTTGAG CGAACTTTGTTTATCTGCGCTTAGCTTTCGATCAAACGCGGTTGTTGTGTCGAAATGCGTCCAGAAAAACTTTCGTCCTCCACTTTCTGAG CAATCGACATCACGATACCGTCCGACAATGAGAACAGGTCAACTATGTACAGTTTGTCACATATTATTCCCCACTTTTCGGGAGTACGAGGAACACCTAGAAACAGAATCGTGCCCAAATGATGTAACTCCAAATCCTGTTCCCATTCAG ATGTGGGACTGCGGCACTATTCCATTGAACTATGTATATCATCCTAAGAATGCTCATGCTACAAGGTCTCGACTAATGATTTGTTCCTTATGCCATAACGATCAATTTTCTACTTCTCAGCAGTTCCATGAACATATTCTTAATTGCGCTAATAAACTTGCAGTTCTTTAA
- a CDS encoding hypothetical protein (NECATOR_CHRII.G6069.T2): MRKIKDVPRKYVQHLHPSLRSIVERPTRRWRVRRPECLRIRNRILYYHPHARIFPWFCETCTLSSRFLSVIQNHSCPNKNLSRHVQDFTNEQRIALLGFRSKAKDALAVMERVPNPQAVDLGRVRFPTEDGDCSYAYNIVPRLSELCLSALSFRSNAVVVSKCVQKNFRPPLSEQSTSRYRPTMRTGQLCTVCHILFPTFREYEEHLETESCPNDVTPNPVPIQMWDCGTIPLNYVYHPKNAHATRSRLMICSLCHNDQFSTSQQFHEHILNCANKLAVL, from the exons ATGCGAAAGATCAAAGACGTTCCTAGGAAATACGTGCAACACCTTCATCCGTCTCTCCGCTCAATCGTTGAACG tCCTACTCGTCGCTGGAGGGTACGACGACCTGAATGCCTTAGGATACGGAACCGAATACTGTATTACCATCCCCATGCACGAATTTTCCCCTGGTTCTGCGAAACATGCACTCTGTCGTCGCGCTTCCTGTCGGTAATTCAGAATCACAGCTGTCCCAACAAGAACCTTTCTAGACATGTGCAGGACTTCACTAATG AGCAGAGAATTGCGCTGCTGGGCTTTCGAAGCAAAGCAAAAGATGCACTTGCGGTTATGGAACGTGTACCCAACCCTCAG GCTGTGGATCTCGGCCGAGTTCGCTTTCCTACAGAAGATGGTGACTGTTCCTACGCATACAACATTGTGCCGCGTTTGAG CGAACTTTGTTTATCTGCGCTTAGCTTTCGATCAAACGCGGTTGTTGTGTCGAAATGCGTCCAGAAAAACTTTCGTCCTCCACTTTCTGAG CAATCGACATCACGATACCGTCCGACAATGAGAACAGGTCAACTATGTACAGTTTGTCACATATTATTCCCCACTTTTCGGGAGTACGAGGAACACCTAGAAACAGAATCGTGCCCAAATGATGTAACTCCAAATCCTGTTCCCATTCAG ATGTGGGACTGCGGCACTATTCCATTGAACTATGTATATCATCCTAAGAATGCTCATGCTACAAGGTCTCGACTAATGATTTGTTCCTTATGCCATAACGATCAATTTTCTACTTCTCAGCAGTTCCATGAACATATTCTTAATTGCGCTAATAAACTTGCAGTTCTTTAA
- a CDS encoding hypothetical protein (NECATOR_CHRII.G6070.T1) yields the protein MGKGKSNLQFAQVAEFSLIHTQLADNRSAHIVTGSHFSQTFRLGYKLIIICKAKGEPRPTIKWYKEGAELHPKHNVHYYEKPLGDDMLWSKLEIDPATMGDQGVYACVANNPHGVMAKNFKAEYTY from the exons ATG GGAAAAGGGAAAAGCAATCTGCAATTCGCACAAGTAGCTGAATTCTCTCTTATTCACACTCAACTTGCAGATAATCGG AGTGCTCATATCGTCACTGGATCTCACTTCAGTCAAACCTTTCGGCTTGGTTATAAACTAATAATCATTTGTAAAGCCAAGGGAGAACCAAGACCGACAATAAAGTGGTATAAAGAAGGTGCTGAACTACACCCGAAACACAACGTCCAC TACTACGAAAAACCCCTTGGAGACGACATGCTCTGGAGCAAGCTAGAGATTG ATCCGGCTACAATGGGCGACCAAGGCGTGTACGCTTGCGTTGCAAATAATCCACATGGAGTGATGGCGAAGAACTTCAAGGCCGAATACACTTACTGA